In Halobaculum rubrum, the following are encoded in one genomic region:
- a CDS encoding nascent polypeptide-associated complex protein — protein MFGGGGMNPRKMQQMMKQMGIDVTEMDAEEVVIRTGDEELVFDGAQVTRMDAQGQETYQIVGEPTTRELGDGDEGGDGDAAEAVESEADADGITDEDVQLVATRAGVSEADAREALEDADGDLAAAISGLE, from the coding sequence ATGTTCGGAGGCGGCGGGATGAACCCGCGCAAGATGCAGCAGATGATGAAGCAGATGGGCATCGACGTGACCGAGATGGACGCCGAGGAGGTCGTCATCCGCACGGGCGACGAGGAGCTCGTGTTCGACGGCGCGCAGGTCACGCGCATGGACGCCCAGGGACAGGAAACGTACCAGATCGTCGGCGAGCCGACGACCCGCGAACTCGGCGACGGCGACGAGGGCGGCGACGGCGACGCGGCCGAGGCCGTCGAAAGCGAGGCGGACGCCGACGGCATCACCGACGAGGACGTCCAGCTCGTCGCGACCCGTGCGGGCGTGAGCGAGGCCGACGCCCGCGAGGCGCTCGAGGACGCCGACGGCGACCTCGCCGCGGCGATCTCCGGGCTGGAGTGA
- a CDS encoding creatininase family protein, protein MYLSHQTWPELGDYVAEESVAVVPLGSTEQHGPHLPLATDYLIGEALAREATDRTDLLCTPPVRIAVSEHHRQFHGTMWVEPAVFRDYVESFSRNLAYHGIDRIVYVNAHGGNVQHLREVGRRLRRDETAFAVEWMWDESIPDLVSEVFEHNGPHGGPKETAMVMHIAEELVRTDRLGSARDGGIVDLSDADHREFGARTFYDSADNSENGVFGDQTDATPEVGEELFEAATDQLVHLLEWIDAQPFADLMPEPHVDPQPGSRR, encoded by the coding sequence GTGTACCTCTCTCACCAGACATGGCCCGAGTTGGGCGACTACGTCGCCGAGGAGTCGGTCGCGGTCGTCCCGCTCGGCTCCACGGAACAGCACGGCCCGCATCTGCCGCTGGCGACGGACTACCTCATCGGCGAGGCGCTCGCCCGCGAGGCGACCGATCGAACCGACTTGCTCTGCACGCCACCCGTGCGGATCGCCGTCTCCGAGCATCACCGACAGTTTCACGGAACGATGTGGGTCGAGCCGGCGGTCTTCCGCGACTACGTCGAGAGCTTCTCGCGCAACCTCGCGTACCACGGGATCGACCGCATCGTGTACGTGAACGCCCACGGCGGCAACGTCCAGCATCTCCGCGAGGTCGGCCGTCGCCTCCGCCGCGACGAGACGGCGTTCGCGGTCGAGTGGATGTGGGACGAGTCGATCCCCGATCTCGTCTCGGAAGTCTTCGAGCATAACGGCCCGCACGGCGGCCCGAAGGAGACCGCGATGGTCATGCACATCGCAGAGGAGCTGGTGCGGACCGACCGCCTGGGGTCCGCCCGCGACGGCGGCATCGTCGACCTCTCTGACGCGGATCACCGGGAGTTCGGCGCCCGGACGTTCTACGACTCCGCGGACAACTCCGAGAACGGTGTCTTCGGCGATCAGACCGACGCGACGCCCGAGGTGGGCGAGGAGCTGTTCGAGGCGGCGACCGACCAGCTCGTGCATCTCCTGGAGTGGATCGACGCCCAGCCGTTCGCGGACCTCATGCCCGAGCCGCACGTCGACCCGCAGCCCGGCAGCCGGCGATGA
- a CDS encoding CopD family protein → MQVAPMQAALTAAYVFHTLFAGLWVGAVVLTAWKVIPLAKDGDVTPELLGGVVSGVSTITRVGALVFLATGGHMAATVYGAEGLFAPPRGHVVLTMLALWVVMTGLVEVGGSKVRSALEDGKVRTAARDAGTFYTAAAAIGFVLLVLGGYLSV, encoded by the coding sequence ATGCAAGTCGCTCCGATGCAGGCCGCGCTCACCGCGGCGTACGTGTTTCACACCCTGTTCGCCGGCCTCTGGGTCGGCGCGGTCGTCCTCACCGCCTGGAAGGTCATCCCGCTCGCGAAAGACGGCGACGTGACCCCCGAACTGCTCGGCGGCGTCGTCTCGGGGGTGTCGACGATCACGCGGGTCGGCGCGCTCGTGTTCCTCGCGACGGGGGGCCACATGGCCGCGACGGTGTACGGCGCCGAGGGGCTGTTCGCGCCGCCGCGCGGCCACGTCGTGCTCACGATGCTGGCGCTGTGGGTCGTCATGACCGGGCTCGTCGAAGTCGGCGGGAGCAAGGTTCGCTCGGCGCTGGAGGACGGAAAGGTCCGCACCGCCGCCCGCGACGCCGGCACCTTCTACACCGCCGCCGCCGCGATCGGCTTCGTGCTGCTCGTGCTCGGCGGCTACCTCTCGGTCTGA
- a CDS encoding methyltransferase domain-containing protein has translation MSSYLLVHADSDREYLRGPGDELQTDLGVLEVPDDVAHGDVLETHLGEAFHARRLRGPDLFNHFERTGAPMMPRDIGLVIGHTGAQSGDRVLDAGTGTGVLSGFLGRIGADVTTFEVDPEFAEVARGNMELGGVSDRVDVRTGDLTDELDDLAAGDPFDLITLDTGDAAAVVERAPQLLVPGGYVAVYTPFVEDARDTELAAREAGLGDVETLETIQRELTVDERGTRPSTAGVGHTGYLLFARRVE, from the coding sequence GTGAGCTCGTACCTCCTCGTCCACGCCGACTCGGACCGCGAGTACCTCCGCGGTCCCGGCGACGAACTCCAGACCGACCTCGGCGTGCTGGAGGTGCCCGACGACGTGGCCCACGGCGACGTGCTGGAGACGCATCTCGGCGAAGCGTTCCACGCCCGACGCCTACGTGGACCGGATCTGTTCAACCACTTCGAGCGCACCGGCGCGCCGATGATGCCGCGCGACATCGGGCTCGTCATCGGCCACACCGGCGCGCAGTCGGGCGATCGCGTGCTCGATGCGGGCACCGGAACGGGGGTCCTGTCGGGATTCCTCGGTCGGATCGGCGCCGACGTGACCACCTTCGAGGTCGACCCCGAGTTCGCCGAGGTCGCCCGCGGGAACATGGAGCTGGGCGGCGTGAGCGACCGCGTCGACGTTCGAACCGGCGACCTCACCGACGAACTCGACGACCTCGCCGCGGGCGACCCGTTCGATCTGATCACCCTCGACACCGGCGACGCCGCCGCGGTCGTCGAACGAGCCCCGCAGTTGCTCGTCCCCGGCGGCTACGTCGCCGTGTACACGCCGTTCGTGGAGGACGCGCGCGACACCGAACTCGCCGCCCGGGAGGCCGGCCTCGGCGACGTGGAGACGCTGGAGACGATCCAGCGCGAACTCACCGTCGACGAGCGCGGCACCCGCCCGAGCACAGCGGGCGTCGGCCACACCGGCTACCTGCTGTTCGCTCGCCGCGTCGAATAG
- a CDS encoding 2-keto-4-pentenoate hydratase yields the protein MTPDDADEVAEALAAAHRTASPLDPDDGSMSVVPGSIDDAYRVQARLVDRLAADRDDPVGYKIGFTNERVRADLGVDEPGYGRLLESTVVDPPATVAAAEFVDLRIEPEIAFRLDDDLPPDASRARVRDAVATVHPAIELVDSRTGWTFDAPLAVADNCLDAGLVLGSGTAIDDRSLDEEAVTLRVDGERVDSGVGADVLGHPLAAMAWLAEAVDGLPAGTLVTTGSLTEPVPVAAGETATATFASLGSVELRGS from the coding sequence ATGACGCCCGACGACGCCGACGAGGTCGCGGAGGCGCTCGCGGCGGCCCACCGGACCGCATCGCCGCTCGATCCCGACGACGGGTCGATGTCCGTCGTTCCGGGATCGATCGACGACGCCTACCGCGTACAGGCGCGCCTCGTCGACCGACTCGCCGCCGACCGCGACGACCCGGTCGGGTACAAGATCGGGTTCACCAACGAGCGCGTTCGGGCGGATCTCGGCGTCGACGAACCCGGGTACGGCCGACTCCTCGAATCGACGGTCGTCGACCCGCCCGCAACCGTCGCCGCCGCGGAGTTCGTCGACCTCCGGATCGAGCCGGAGATCGCGTTCCGGCTCGACGACGATCTCCCGCCCGACGCCTCCCGCGCCCGTGTCCGCGACGCGGTGGCGACGGTGCACCCCGCGATCGAACTGGTCGACAGCCGAACGGGGTGGACGTTCGACGCGCCGCTGGCGGTGGCGGACAACTGCCTCGACGCGGGGCTCGTGCTCGGGTCCGGAACCGCCATCGACGATCGCTCGTTGGATGAGGAGGCCGTGACGCTTCGAGTCGACGGCGAGCGTGTCGACTCGGGCGTCGGCGCGGACGTGCTGGGGCACCCGCTCGCGGCGATGGCGTGGCTGGCGGAGGCCGTCGACGGACTCCCGGCCGGCACGCTCGTCACGACCGGATCGCTGACGGAGCCGGTACCCGTCGCGGCCGGGGAGACCGCGACCGCGACGTTCGCGTCGCTCGGGAGCGTCGAGCTCCGGGGTTCGTAG
- a CDS encoding O-methyltransferase encodes MVLTDEVSRFLRATGPEHTEVQAEMAAFADEHDFPNIGPESGAVLRLLARLADADTVFEFGSGFGYSASWFLRGGAERVILTEFDAEELDQGREFMREAGLADRCVFEEGNAMETVGRYDGPFDVVLVDHQKERYVDAFDAVRDKVAPGGVVAADNVMRGPIDFDALLAHAEGDEDTGGAIASANDQTRGIADYLEAVRDDPDFETAVLPVGSGLAVSTKAD; translated from the coding sequence ATGGTACTCACAGACGAGGTCTCCAGGTTTCTGCGTGCGACCGGCCCCGAACACACCGAGGTGCAGGCGGAGATGGCCGCGTTCGCCGACGAACACGACTTCCCGAACATCGGTCCCGAGTCGGGTGCCGTTCTCCGCCTGCTCGCACGTCTCGCGGACGCGGACACCGTCTTCGAGTTCGGCTCCGGGTTCGGCTACTCCGCCTCGTGGTTCCTCCGCGGCGGCGCCGAGCGGGTGATCCTCACGGAGTTCGACGCCGAGGAACTCGATCAGGGGCGCGAGTTCATGCGTGAGGCCGGCCTCGCGGACCGCTGCGTCTTCGAGGAGGGGAACGCCATGGAGACGGTCGGACGCTACGACGGGCCCTTCGACGTGGTGCTCGTCGACCACCAGAAGGAGCGGTACGTGGACGCGTTCGACGCCGTCCGCGACAAGGTCGCGCCGGGAGGCGTCGTCGCCGCGGACAACGTGATGCGCGGCCCGATCGACTTCGATGCGCTCCTCGCGCACGCCGAGGGGGACGAGGACACCGGGGGCGCGATCGCGTCCGCGAACGACCAGACCCGCGGGATAGCCGACTACCTCGAGGCCGTCCGCGACGACCCCGACTTCGAGACGGCGGTGCTCCCCGTCGGCTCCGGGCTCGCCGTGAGCACGAAGGCCGACTAG
- a CDS encoding DNA methyltransferase: MDTHLTLEFGHRDPLPAGHADEVRTPDVLVERFLREYTDPGDRVLDPFAGFGTTLLAAERLGRVPFGIEYEADRVAAIRNRLGDDHGGEIRHGSALNLDGSWVPPCDCCFTSPPFMTHSIDLDPFENYEGESTYADYLDDIEAAFRGVASAMAPDGIVVVDVVNLRESDHVTPLAFDVADRVSEVLRFDGEVVIEWEGDGYEDMPGRYGYGFDHSYCLVFEKQSSG, translated from the coding sequence ATGGACACCCACCTCACGCTGGAGTTCGGCCACCGCGACCCGCTCCCCGCCGGCCACGCCGACGAGGTTCGAACGCCCGACGTGCTCGTCGAGCGGTTCCTCCGGGAGTACACCGACCCCGGCGACCGCGTGCTCGACCCGTTCGCGGGGTTCGGGACGACCCTGCTCGCCGCCGAACGCCTCGGGAGGGTACCGTTCGGCATCGAGTACGAGGCGGACCGCGTCGCCGCGATCCGCAACCGCCTCGGCGACGATCACGGCGGGGAGATACGCCACGGAAGCGCCCTCAACCTCGACGGGTCGTGGGTCCCGCCCTGTGACTGCTGTTTCACGTCGCCGCCGTTCATGACCCACAGCATCGACCTGGACCCCTTCGAGAACTACGAGGGCGAGAGCACGTACGCCGACTACCTCGACGACATCGAGGCCGCGTTTCGCGGCGTCGCGTCGGCGATGGCACCCGACGGAATCGTCGTCGTCGACGTGGTGAACCTCCGCGAGAGCGACCACGTCACGCCGCTGGCGTTCGACGTGGCCGACCGCGTGAGCGAGGTGTTGCGGTTCGACGGGGAGGTCGTGATCGAGTGGGAGGGCGACGGCTACGAGGATATGCCGGGGCGCTACGGCTACGGGTTCGACCACTCGTACTGTCTGGTGTTCGAGAAGCAATCCAGCGGGTGA
- a CDS encoding transcription factor: MAFEDLLEDPVIQKYLHELVGPTGMPVAAAPPDGEVTDEELAEEMGLELNDVRRALFILYENDLASYRRVRDEDSGWLTYLWTFHYENIPENLQEEMHRLLEGLEERRSYESDHQFYLCEIDSIRFEFEEAMEFGFECPECGSPLESMENSRLVEAMEWRIDQLADELNVDREEAEAEA; the protein is encoded by the coding sequence ATGGCTTTTGAGGACCTCCTGGAAGACCCTGTTATCCAGAAGTACCTCCACGAGCTCGTCGGTCCGACGGGGATGCCCGTCGCCGCGGCCCCGCCGGACGGCGAGGTCACCGACGAGGAACTCGCGGAGGAGATGGGACTGGAGTTGAACGACGTGCGTCGCGCGCTGTTCATCCTGTACGAGAACGACCTGGCGTCGTATCGGCGCGTGCGCGACGAGGACTCAGGGTGGCTCACCTACCTGTGGACGTTCCACTACGAGAACATTCCGGAGAACCTCCAAGAGGAGATGCATCGCCTGCTCGAGGGGCTCGAGGAGCGCCGGTCGTACGAGTCCGACCACCAGTTCTACCTGTGTGAGATCGACTCGATCCGCTTCGAGTTCGAGGAGGCGATGGAGTTCGGCTTCGAGTGCCCCGAGTGCGGGTCGCCGCTGGAGTCGATGGAGAACAGCCGCCTCGTCGAGGCGATGGAGTGGCGCATCGACCAGCTCGCGGACGAGCTCAACGTCGACCGCGAGGAAGCCGAGGCCGAAGCCTAA
- a CDS encoding thermonuclease family protein — MERRDFLAGVGASAGALAVGTTGARAETTDSDRVDELLFDSTASLLGADGEPAAADADFVAVRAEPTATNVDEDGNGDAVEYPEDRQIPLVGVDDGVVAFGAPVVQNGTDFLYGNEEVVLNALDRVAGSGTVAFDETHGQFYDADAHAAFIEYAETNGYAFEATGTDGDLVAALSAADAAVVTSPSEGFTAAERDALAAFVADGGGLLLFDQSDFQNFDATDNLNKIADALDLAFRFNDDQVLDEESNDGIEFVPTTTRFDDDYADLFANRQGLGFEVDPSRTYTAEVVSVTDGDTVDVRIPRENAPDYFDTVRLLGFDTPETYDPTETTPEESPELAEEWEGIDSYEYLLEKGRESAEWAVGELSEATVDLSFDPEEGVRGGFGRLLCYVRYDADGDGTRDDLFNRRILERGYARVYDSGLTRHDEFIEIERTARKRGLGVWTESDIDVVEPTRPSRVERVLFPRAATVAAGDAEVLARAGDTATAPGAPLAAADADAGVALVGAQTIQEDYDGPDAPVDDPGAYDTYQFTAGVVDRLTARAGEVLIDGGHGQFAAEESASAEDAAYFKRYLEGLDTGFTQYNDLSSMGTIARRRALVVSAPSEEYTAEELDVLRRFVRGGGAVVVLAGRAADRERVNGLLAGLGTDLRLGATSVDDPSNNAGSKELPVTTDVDVNPPLLGSERGRGNGNGTGGGNGKGRGRGEDDGTDSLAGLLFG, encoded by the coding sequence GTGGAACGACGTGACTTCCTGGCCGGCGTCGGCGCGAGCGCGGGAGCGCTCGCAGTCGGCACGACCGGCGCACGAGCGGAGACGACGGACAGCGATCGGGTGGACGAGCTCCTCTTCGACTCGACGGCGAGCCTCCTCGGCGCCGACGGCGAGCCCGCGGCCGCCGACGCCGACTTCGTCGCGGTGCGCGCGGAGCCGACGGCGACGAACGTCGACGAGGACGGCAACGGCGACGCCGTCGAGTACCCGGAGGACCGACAGATCCCGCTGGTGGGCGTCGACGACGGCGTCGTCGCCTTCGGCGCGCCGGTCGTCCAGAACGGCACGGACTTCCTGTACGGGAACGAGGAGGTCGTCCTGAACGCGCTCGACCGCGTCGCCGGGTCGGGCACGGTCGCGTTCGACGAGACACACGGGCAGTTCTACGACGCAGACGCCCACGCCGCGTTCATCGAGTACGCCGAGACCAACGGCTACGCGTTCGAGGCGACGGGCACCGACGGTGACCTCGTCGCCGCGCTCTCAGCCGCCGACGCGGCGGTCGTCACCTCGCCCAGCGAGGGGTTCACCGCGGCCGAGCGCGACGCGCTCGCGGCGTTCGTCGCCGATGGCGGCGGGTTGCTCCTGTTCGACCAGTCGGACTTCCAGAACTTCGACGCGACGGACAACCTCAACAAGATCGCGGACGCGCTCGATCTGGCGTTCCGGTTCAACGACGACCAGGTCCTCGACGAGGAGAGCAACGACGGCATCGAGTTCGTCCCGACGACGACCCGATTCGACGACGACTACGCGGATCTGTTCGCCAACCGGCAGGGGCTCGGCTTCGAGGTCGACCCCTCACGGACGTACACGGCCGAGGTCGTGAGCGTGACCGACGGCGACACCGTCGACGTTCGGATCCCCCGAGAGAACGCGCCCGACTACTTCGACACGGTCCGCCTGCTCGGCTTCGACACGCCCGAGACGTACGACCCGACCGAGACCACTCCCGAAGAGAGCCCCGAACTCGCCGAGGAGTGGGAGGGGATCGACTCCTACGAGTACCTCCTCGAGAAGGGTCGCGAGTCCGCCGAGTGGGCCGTCGGCGAACTGTCGGAGGCGACGGTCGACCTCTCGTTCGACCCGGAGGAAGGCGTCCGCGGCGGCTTCGGGCGCCTGCTGTGTTACGTCCGGTACGACGCGGACGGCGACGGAACGCGCGACGACCTGTTCAACCGGCGCATCCTCGAGCGCGGGTACGCTCGGGTGTACGACTCGGGGCTCACGCGCCACGACGAGTTCATCGAGATCGAGCGCACGGCCCGCAAGCGCGGCCTCGGCGTATGGACCGAAAGCGACATCGACGTCGTCGAGCCGACGCGGCCTTCGCGGGTCGAGCGCGTACTGTTCCCGCGAGCCGCGACCGTCGCGGCCGGCGACGCCGAGGTGCTGGCGCGGGCGGGCGACACCGCCACCGCGCCCGGCGCACCGCTCGCAGCTGCCGACGCCGACGCCGGCGTCGCGCTCGTCGGCGCACAGACGATCCAGGAGGACTACGACGGCCCAGACGCGCCCGTCGACGACCCCGGGGCGTACGACACTTACCAGTTCACCGCCGGCGTGGTCGACCGGCTGACCGCCCGCGCGGGCGAGGTGCTGATCGACGGCGGGCACGGCCAGTTTGCCGCCGAGGAGTCCGCGAGCGCCGAGGACGCCGCGTACTTCAAGCGCTATCTCGAGGGGCTCGACACCGGGTTCACGCAGTACAACGACCTCTCGTCGATGGGGACCATCGCACGCCGGCGTGCCCTCGTCGTCTCCGCGCCGAGCGAGGAGTACACCGCGGAGGAACTCGACGTGCTCCGGCGGTTCGTCCGCGGCGGCGGCGCAGTGGTCGTGCTCGCCGGCCGCGCCGCCGACCGCGAGCGCGTGAACGGCCTGCTGGCCGGGCTCGGGACCGACCTGCGCCTCGGCGCGACCTCCGTCGACGACCCCTCGAACAACGCCGGCAGCAAGGAACTCCCCGTCACGACCGACGTGGACGTGAACCCGCCGCTCCTCGGCAGCGAGCGCGGCCGCGGGAACGGTAACGGTACGGGCGGAGGGAACGGCAAAGGCCGTGGTCGCGGCGAGGACGACGGGACGGACTCGCTGGCGGGGCTCCTGTTCGGCTGA
- a CDS encoding DUF2110 family protein, with product MVVLATKCYVSGDARERALDGMTSLVANDLGDLDVEFEVGVRHDDFVSVTVSGDDETVARNVLREEWGEITDHFTDGERYVGTLEGWDEDGFVLDAGTEVRIPADGLGLGTGSPEQIRDRFGIVQHLSMRFVYDEDGDHELADDERDRLYDWTRGQGRVNANSATRAEVRATVNRAGHANDIVTVERLGLLEQSVICRENTDAPGLLASIGGYLPAELKAVIPQ from the coding sequence ATGGTCGTTCTCGCGACCAAGTGCTACGTCTCGGGCGACGCCCGCGAGCGTGCGCTCGACGGGATGACCTCGCTCGTCGCCAACGACCTCGGCGACCTGGACGTGGAGTTCGAGGTCGGCGTACGACACGACGACTTCGTCTCCGTGACCGTCTCGGGCGACGACGAGACGGTCGCTCGAAACGTCCTCCGCGAAGAGTGGGGGGAGATCACGGACCACTTCACCGACGGCGAGAGGTACGTCGGCACGCTGGAGGGCTGGGACGAGGACGGCTTCGTGCTCGACGCCGGCACGGAGGTCCGGATCCCGGCCGACGGGCTCGGGCTCGGGACGGGGTCGCCCGAGCAGATCCGCGACCGCTTCGGCATCGTCCAGCATCTGTCCATGCGGTTCGTGTACGACGAGGACGGCGACCACGAGCTCGCGGACGACGAACGCGACCGGCTGTACGACTGGACGCGCGGCCAGGGGCGCGTGAACGCCAACTCCGCGACTCGCGCGGAGGTACGCGCGACCGTCAACCGGGCGGGCCACGCGAACGACATCGTCACCGTCGAACGGCTCGGCCTGCTCGAACAGAGCGTCATCTGCCGGGAGAACACGGACGCCCCCGGCCTCCTGGCGTCCATCGGCGGTTATCTCCCCGCGGAACTGAAGGCCGTCATCCCGCAGTAG
- a CDS encoding acyl-CoA mutase large subunit family protein: MFDPDDLEAIREGKREWEEETLSPTLDRFGEREEEFTTDTGGQDVKRLYTPDDVGDLDYEDDVGFPGEEPYTRGVYPTMHRGRLWTMRQYAGMGTAAETNERFQYLIDQGSSGLSMAFDLPTQMGYDSDADMAAGEVGKSGVAIDSLEDFERVFDDIPLDEVSTSMTINAPAAVLLAMYIAVGDRQGVDREELRGTIQNDIMKEYIARNLYIYPPEPSMRLITDIFAFCAEEVPSFNTISISGYHIREAGSTAAQEIAFTLGDGIEYVQAAVDAGLDVDEFAPQLSFFFNAHNNIFEEVAKFRAARRMWAEIMEERFGAENPKSKQLKFHTQTAGSTLTAQQIENNVVRVGYQALAAVLGGTQSLHTNGKDEALSLPTEQSVRTALRTQQILAHESGAADTIDPLAGSYYVESLTDGIEEEAFEILEEVDRRGGMLDAVKSQWVQRQIQDTAFERQREIEEGERIIVGVNEYEVEEDAHVDLEDVSEEEEQAQIDRVQALREDRDSEAVEDALAALRDACRGDANVMPYIVDAVKAYATVGEISDVMREEFGEYKPGQ; encoded by the coding sequence ATGTTCGACCCCGACGATCTCGAAGCCATCCGCGAGGGCAAGCGAGAGTGGGAGGAGGAGACCCTCTCCCCGACACTCGACCGCTTCGGGGAGCGCGAGGAGGAGTTCACCACCGACACCGGCGGCCAGGACGTGAAGCGGCTGTACACCCCGGACGACGTGGGCGACCTCGACTACGAGGACGACGTGGGGTTCCCAGGGGAGGAGCCGTACACCCGCGGCGTCTACCCGACGATGCACCGCGGGCGCCTGTGGACCATGCGCCAGTACGCCGGGATGGGAACCGCCGCCGAGACGAACGAGCGCTTCCAGTACCTGATCGACCAGGGTTCCTCGGGACTGTCGATGGCGTTCGACCTTCCCACCCAGATGGGCTACGACTCCGACGCCGACATGGCCGCCGGCGAGGTGGGGAAGTCCGGCGTCGCCATCGACTCGCTGGAGGACTTCGAGCGCGTCTTCGACGACATCCCGCTGGACGAGGTGTCCACCTCGATGACGATCAACGCGCCCGCCGCCGTCCTGTTGGCGATGTACATCGCCGTCGGCGACCGCCAGGGCGTCGACCGCGAGGAGCTTCGGGGCACCATCCAGAATGACATCATGAAGGAGTACATCGCGCGGAACCTCTACATCTACCCGCCGGAGCCGTCGATGCGACTGATAACGGACATCTTCGCGTTCTGCGCCGAGGAGGTCCCCAGCTTCAACACCATCTCCATCTCGGGGTACCACATTCGCGAGGCAGGATCCACGGCCGCCCAGGAGATCGCGTTCACCCTCGGCGACGGCATCGAGTACGTGCAGGCGGCCGTCGACGCCGGCCTCGACGTGGACGAGTTCGCGCCCCAGCTTTCCTTCTTCTTCAACGCCCACAACAACATCTTCGAGGAGGTCGCGAAGTTCCGCGCGGCCCGCCGGATGTGGGCGGAGATCATGGAGGAGCGCTTCGGCGCGGAGAACCCCAAGTCGAAGCAGCTGAAGTTCCACACCCAGACCGCGGGCTCGACGCTCACCGCCCAGCAGATCGAGAACAACGTCGTCCGGGTCGGCTACCAGGCGCTTGCGGCGGTGCTCGGCGGTACCCAGAGCCTCCACACCAACGGGAAAGACGAGGCGCTGTCGCTGCCGACCGAGCAGTCCGTTCGCACCGCCCTCCGGACCCAGCAGATCCTCGCCCACGAGTCGGGTGCCGCGGACACGATCGACCCGCTCGCGGGAAGTTACTACGTCGAGAGCCTCACCGACGGGATCGAGGAGGAGGCGTTCGAGATCCTGGAGGAGGTCGACCGCCGCGGCGGGATGCTCGACGCCGTGAAGAGCCAGTGGGTCCAGCGCCAGATCCAGGACACCGCCTTCGAGCGCCAGCGCGAGATCGAGGAGGGCGAGCGGATCATCGTCGGCGTCAACGAGTACGAGGTCGAGGAGGACGCCCACGTCGACCTGGAGGACGTCTCCGAGGAGGAGGAGCAAGCACAGATCGACCGGGTGCAGGCGCTCCGCGAGGACCGCGACTCCGAGGCCGTCGAGGACGCGCTGGCGGCGCTGCGCGACGCCTGTCGGGGCGACGCGAACGTGATGCCGTACATCGTCGACGCGGTGAAGGCGTACGCGACGGTCGGCGAGATATCCGACGTGATGCGCGAGGAGTTCGGCGAGTACAAGCCGGGGCAATAG
- the mce gene encoding methylmalonyl-CoA epimerase, producing MHIDHAGIATEDAAALAALYTDLLDCEIAHQEEFDGMAVVFLELGDSYLELLEPLDDEGTIAGYLDRNGPGIHHLAFATDDITGALDRARDLGVGLIDEESRPGAWGHEVAFLHPRDTGGVLVEFVEH from the coding sequence ATGCATATCGACCACGCCGGGATCGCGACCGAGGACGCGGCCGCACTCGCCGCGCTGTACACGGACCTGCTCGACTGCGAGATCGCCCACCAGGAGGAGTTCGACGGGATGGCGGTCGTCTTCCTCGAGCTGGGCGACTCGTATCTCGAACTGCTCGAACCGCTCGACGACGAAGGGACGATCGCCGGCTACCTCGACCGCAACGGGCCGGGGATCCACCACCTCGCGTTCGCGACCGACGACATCACGGGCGCGCTCGATCGCGCCCGAGATCTCGGGGTCGGGCTGATCGACGAGGAGTCGCGGCCGGGCGCGTGGGGACACGAGGTCGCGTTCCTCCATCCGCGAGACACCGGCGGCGTGCTCGTGGAGTTCGTCGAGCACTGA